The following coding sequences are from one Helicoverpa zea isolate HzStark_Cry1AcR chromosome 4, ilHelZeax1.1, whole genome shotgun sequence window:
- the LOC124629726 gene encoding V-set and immunoglobulin domain-containing protein 1-like isoform X3, with protein sequence MSARAACSLLLCLVAGSLQLSIKEFVVPKAVEVGQDAELLCQYELGENETEVALYVKWWWTPQSGSSYDRKQIYQRIAGQAAEAIHHDNTSQIEIRNDDTIVLLDVNPVDSGTYECEVSNIEEIRNHEKLIVFSMGTGPEINYTLIEGDNDVEEDMLLIECKAENVAPSPDMAIIFQGGKIDISKNVEDVNQDGLYDISGNATVSAKDIDEGEIRCELFYTTLDHPPYVDVETYIRPVVITP encoded by the exons ATGTCCGCGcgcgccgcgtgctcgctgcTGCTGTGCCTGGTGGCAG GCAGTCTGCAATTATCAATAAAAGAGTTTGTGGTGCCAAAGGCAGTAGAAGTCGGGCAGGATGCAGAGCTGCTCTGCCAGTACGAGTTGGGGGAGAACGAGACGGAGGTCGCGCTCTACGTCAAGTGGTGGTGGACTCCCCAGTCGGGCTCCAGCTACGACAGGAAGCAGATCTACCAGCGCATAGCGGGCCAAGCCGCAGAGGCCATCCACCACGACAATACTAGCCAAATTG AAATAAGAAATGATGATACTATCGTGTTACTGGATGTAAACCCCGTGGATTCGGGGACATACGAGTGTGAAGTGTCGAATATTGAAGAGATAAGAAATCACGAGAAGCTCATTGTATTCT CAATGGGTACAGGCCCTGAAATAAATTATACGTTAATTGAGGGAGACAATGATGTAGAAGAAGACATGTTATTAATAGAATGCAAAGCTGAAAATGTTGCGCCGTCACCAGATATGGCTATTATCTTTCAGgg GGGAAAAATTGACATATCCAAAAATGTCGAAGACGTTAATCAAGATGGCTTGTACGACATTTCTGGAAATGCCACTGTAAGTGCGAAAGATATAGATGAAGGCGAGATACGCTGCGAGCTCTTCTACACCACTTTAGATCATCCACCCTACGTCGACGTCGAAACGTATATCCGACCAG TTGTAATAACACCGTGA
- the LOC124629725 gene encoding exocyst complex component 3, protein MSTMDEIEDEAKAAAEKMVMNMMQRPGQLEKVEHYKKRITHKKASIEAQLKSAVQGKLDGVSVGLKQLQECLEDVQQVSLKMDELEELLKGVPPLVASLQAVREEDSRHSQYVTAMDSLKHIFTVPESVAKTKQWIGEGKLLHAHQCLNDLENSRDDLLYELHRLPNQSSHDKIMLKAYFEDVEMVSNLLEKQIKLILARTLNTVRKEPTVIVTALRIIEREEKRDQMALQQQDQTGFMPPGRPKNWRAKAFEVLECAVAQRIEGTRVDEREDNKLWLVRYLELTRQLILEDLRVVKTLCVPCFPPHYDIVNKYVNMYHICLSASLQDVVTNGIEGNEYVTLLSWILNTYPGHELMGSSELNIDVTTLPPLLSKETMQKLQDEYLQKMESNYMEWMEKTLESERAEWAGQRAPDVEPHSNAYHTHAPVIIFQMIDQNLQVTETISKEITFKALLLSIDQVTRYGNMYRDGVIQFKNGHFADRSRVAYFTHHMITIVNNSEQMVRLAQQTQTRHWPPARHDPPAEAKFDKMLNTFQSLRDEAAQFLLEEAFLDLEVHFDDLFTAKWLHSTIPVDTICITLDDYFQDYNHLRDKNFEYVINEAQNLVYKKYITAMLSKKVAFKNVEEAQQAATKIVKEANQIRSFFRKIAADGVNVDWPFEVISMLAEVLRCQDIEMLSLDLHGVVAKCPDMSEEQLWRLVWLRGDVPRARLRDTVHIALASRPPPRANSHPSLFKHITFSDRLLSHFNL, encoded by the exons GTGGAACACTATAAAAAAAGGATAACTCATAAGAAGGCCTCCATTGAAGCTCAGCTAAAGTCAGCAGTGCAGGGCAAGCTGGATGGAGTCAGTGTTGGGTTGAAACAGTTACAAGAATGCCTGGAGGATGTTCAACAAGTTAGCctaaa AATGGATGAACTGGAAGAGCTTTTGAAAGGTGTACCACCTCTTGTGGCATCACTCCAAGCGGTGCGAGAGGAAGACTCGCGCCACTCCCAGTATGTCACAGCCATGGACAGtctcaaacacatattcacAGTACCAGAAAGTGTggccaaaacaaaacaatggaTAGGAGAAGGAAAACTTCTTCATGCCCATCAA TGCCTAAATGATCTGGAAAACTCCAGAGATGATTTACTATATGAACTCCATAGATTACCCAACCAATCTTCACATGATAAGATTATGTTGAAGGCTTACTTTGAAGATGTTGAAATGGTGTCGAATTTACTGgagaaacaaattaaattgatattaGCACGAACTTTGAATACTGTTCGTAAGGAGCCCACAGTAATTGTGACAGCATTGAGAATAATTGAAAGAGAGGAGAAAAGGGATCAAATGGCTTTACAG CAACAAGACCAAACCGGATTCATGCCACCTGGCCGTCCCAAAAATTGGCGAGCCAAAGCTTTCGAAGTGTTAGAATGTGCGGTTGCTCAGCGTATTGAAGGGACACGCGTCGATGAACGTGAGGATAATAAACTGTGGCTGGTCAGGTACCTGGAGCTTACCAGGCAACTCATATTGGAAGACTTGAGGGTTGTCAAGACTTTGTGTGTCCCCTGCTTCCCGCCGCATTATGATATCGTTAACAAATACGTCAATATGTATCACATATGCTTATCAGCGAGT CTCCAAGATGTAGTAACTAATGGCATAGAAGGCAATGAGTATGTTACTCTTTTATCTTGGATACTAAATACCTACCCTGGTCACGAGTTGATGGGTAGCTCAGAGTTAAATATTGACGTAACTACATTGCCACCTTTATTGAGCAAAGAAACTATGCAAAAACTGCAGGATGAATATTTGCAG aaaatggaGTCAAACTACATGGAGTGGATGGAGAAGACGCTGGAGTCGGAGCGCGCGGAGTGGGCGGGACAGCGGGCGCCCGACGTGGAGCCGCACTCCAACGCCTACCACACGCACGCGCCCGTCATCATCTTCCAGATGATCGACCAGAACTTGCAG GTGACTGAAACTATAAGCAAAGAAATAACGTTTAAAGCGTTGCTGCTCAGCATCGACCAAGTTACACGTTACGGAAATATGTACAGAGATGGAGTTATACAGTTTAAG AACGGTCACTTCGCGGACCGGTCGCGCGTGGCGTACTTCACGCACCACATGATCACGATCGTGAACAACAGCGAGCAGATGGTGCGGCTCGCGCAGCAGACGCAGACGCGCCACTGGCCGCCCGCCCGGCACGACCCGCCCGCTGAGGCCAAGTTCGACAAAATGCTTAACACATTCCAG AGTTTAAGAGATGAAGCTGCGCAATTTCTTCTTGAGGAAGCATTCCTGGACTTAGAAGTTCACTTCGATGATCTATTTACAGCGAAATGGTTGCATTCTACTATTCCAGTGGACACTATTTGTATCACACTCGACGATTACTTTCAAGACTACAATCATTTGAGAGATAAAAACTTTGAGTATGTTATAAACGAAGCTCAAAACTTGGTGTACAAAAAGTACATTACAGCTATGTTATCGAAGAAAGTCGCTTTCAAAAATGTGGAGGAAGCTCAGCAAGCTGCCACTAAGATAGTGAAAGAGGCGAACCAAATAAGGTCTTTCTTTAGAAAGATAGCTGCAGATGGTGTCAATGTGGATTGGCCCTTCGAAGTCATCAGTATGCTAGCGGAG GTGCTGCGGTGCCAGGACATCGAGATGCTGTCGCTGGACCTGCACGGCGTGGTGGCGAAGTGCCCCGACATGTCGGAGGAGCAGCTGTGGCGCCTGGTGTGGCTGCGCGGCGACGTGCCCCGCGCGCGCCTGCGCGACACCGTGCACATCGCGCTCGCcagccgcccgccgccgcgcgccaACTCGCACCCCTCGCTCTTCAAGCACATCACCTTCAGCGACCGCCTGCTTTCGCACTTCAACCTCTAA
- the LOC124629727 gene encoding histidine-rich glycoprotein-like translates to MRRSLLVAFGLLAIAAVSSAREIREKRSADLEAAASGHHWDKGGGHEHHGHHHHDHGGEHHKGHKGHHEHHHGKHGHHHHEGHKGHHGEHGGHKKHHHHDDGYHHHHHHGEKGDHGHGHEEHGHWHKGHDTKGHHGVEKHDEFKKDKHFHDHHGEKGFHEHHGGHHHEGGYKKGGHFHKGHKHGGHHEHHHGKKGHHEDGGHHHHHKGHHGEGGHHEHHHHHHDHDHKGGHEDHKHWGHKKGH, encoded by the coding sequence ATGAGAAGAAGCCTTCTTGTGGCATTTGGGCTTCTGGCCATCGCCGCCGTCAGCTCGGCCAGGGAGATCCGAGAGAAGCGGTCGGCCGACCTCGAGGCGGCCGCGTCCGGCCACCACTGGGACAAGGGCGGCGGCCACGAGCACCACGGCCACCACCACCACGACCACGGCGGCGAGCACCACAAGGGACACAAGGGCCACCACGAGCACCACCACGGCAAGCACGGCCACCACCACCACGAGGGACACAAGGGACACCACGGCGAGCACGGCGGACACAAGAAGCACCACCACCACGACGACGGCTatcaccaccaccaccaccacggcGAGAAGGGCGACCACGGCCACGGCCACGAGGAGCACGGCCACTGGCACAAGGGACACGATACCAAGGGACACCACGGCGTCGAGAAGCACGACGAGTTCAAGAAGGACAAGCACTTCCACGACCACCACGGCGAGAAGGGCTTCCATGAGCACCACGGCGGCCACCACCACGAGGGCGGCTACAAGAAGGGCGGCCACTTCCACAAGGGCCACAAGCACGGCGGACACCACGAGCACCACCACGGCAAGAAGGGACACCACGAGGACGGcggccaccaccaccaccacaaGGGACACCACGGCGAGGGCGGGCACCACGagcaccaccaccaccaccacgacCATGACCACAAGGGCGGCCATGAGGACCACAAGCATTGGGGACACAAGAAGGGGCACTAA